The following proteins are encoded in a genomic region of Bradyrhizobium sp. SK17:
- a CDS encoding CaiB/BaiF CoA-transferase family protein, with translation MAVERKLTPTHEAPYRGLKVLDFGQGIASPYCAMLLGVYGADVIKVEPPEGDWSRYLGTTYGNHTTLSAVYNRGKRSLCLDMKNKDGIAVAQRLAREADVLIEGFRPGVAERLGLGYESLSRDNRGLVYLSVSGFGQSGPYSKRPGSDSVAQAFSGLVSVNVGTDGVPHRVGTTISDVVTGVYAFQAIATTLFARATVGTGRWIDVNLCQSTSALLGHKVAEFILEGGAPRALNVPAGTYQTQDGWMMVTLVNEPQYKRLCTAIGRDDLASDPRFADFARRADAADTLIPQLREVFLTQPTETWLARLHAADIIAERILNPGEWLRNAHVEAIKASVRQDTPGVGAVYSPRTPGIASLSEDHLCAAPDVGQDSRAVLTEAGFGTAEIDGLLQSGAVRQAKRQGETS, from the coding sequence ATGGCGGTCGAACGCAAGCTGACGCCGACGCATGAGGCGCCGTATCGGGGCCTCAAAGTGCTCGATTTCGGGCAGGGAATCGCTTCGCCCTACTGCGCGATGCTGCTCGGGGTCTATGGCGCCGACGTCATCAAGGTCGAGCCGCCGGAAGGCGACTGGTCGCGCTATCTCGGCACGACCTACGGCAATCACACGACGCTGTCGGCGGTCTACAACCGCGGCAAGCGCAGCCTGTGCCTCGACATGAAGAACAAGGACGGGATCGCGGTCGCCCAGCGGCTGGCGCGCGAGGCCGACGTGCTCATTGAAGGATTTCGTCCTGGCGTCGCCGAGCGGCTCGGGCTCGGCTATGAGAGCCTCTCGCGCGACAACAGAGGCCTGGTCTATCTGTCAGTCAGTGGCTTCGGGCAGAGTGGGCCGTACTCCAAGCGGCCGGGCTCTGATTCGGTGGCGCAGGCCTTTTCCGGGCTGGTCTCGGTCAATGTCGGCACCGATGGCGTGCCGCATCGGGTCGGCACGACCATTTCCGACGTCGTCACCGGCGTGTATGCATTCCAGGCCATCGCGACGACGCTGTTCGCACGCGCGACCGTCGGGACCGGCCGCTGGATCGACGTCAATCTCTGCCAGTCGACGTCTGCGCTGCTGGGCCACAAGGTCGCCGAGTTCATTCTTGAGGGCGGCGCGCCGCGGGCGCTGAATGTGCCGGCCGGCACCTACCAGACACAGGACGGCTGGATGATGGTGACGCTGGTGAACGAGCCGCAATACAAGCGGCTGTGCACTGCGATCGGCCGCGACGATCTCGCCAGCGATCCGCGTTTCGCCGACTTCGCCCGCCGCGCCGACGCCGCCGATACGCTGATTCCGCAGCTGCGCGAGGTGTTCCTGACCCAACCGACGGAGACCTGGCTGGCGCGGCTGCACGCCGCCGACATCATCGCGGAGAGGATTCTCAATCCCGGTGAATGGCTGCGCAACGCTCATGTCGAGGCGATCAAGGCATCGGTGCGCCAGGACACGCCGGGCGTCGGCGCGGTGTACTCGCCGCGGACGCCGGGGATCGCAAGCCTGTCCGAGGATCACCTCTGCGCTGCGCCGGATGTCGGACAGGACAGCCGCGCTGTGCTGACAGAGGCCGGTTTTGGTACCGCCGAGATCGACGGCCTGCTGCAATCAGGCGCGGTCCGGCAAGCCAAGAGACAAGGGGAGACATCATGA
- a CDS encoding enoyl-CoA hydratase/isomerase family protein: MSTDLVRYSVTGQIAEIVLDRAPVNALSIPLIDALLVALAKARDDEAVRAVIVSSAHKVFCAGLDLDIVRGRPAIETKTFLERLYFALNDTQYRMGKPTIAAIDGAVRAGGMTIAISCDMIVAGDGSTFGYPEIDVGLIPAIHFVQLPRLVGKHQAFGPLFLGEPFDAATAHRMGLLSEVVPKGTALERAREIARKLAAKSPIVMKIGRDAFMRAVDADFRRSVENTAESFVVVASTEDCQEGLNAFVEKRTPNYKGR; the protein is encoded by the coding sequence ATGAGCACGGACCTCGTTCGTTACTCGGTCACCGGGCAGATCGCGGAGATCGTGCTTGACCGCGCGCCGGTCAACGCCCTCAGCATCCCGCTGATCGACGCGCTGCTCGTGGCGTTGGCAAAAGCCCGCGATGACGAGGCGGTGCGCGCCGTCATCGTCAGCAGCGCCCACAAGGTGTTCTGCGCTGGCCTCGACCTCGACATCGTCAGGGGCAGGCCCGCGATCGAGACCAAGACGTTCCTCGAGCGGTTGTACTTCGCCCTCAACGATACCCAGTACCGGATGGGCAAGCCGACCATCGCGGCGATCGACGGCGCGGTGCGCGCCGGCGGCATGACGATCGCGATCTCCTGCGACATGATCGTCGCGGGCGATGGCTCGACCTTCGGCTATCCCGAGATCGATGTCGGCCTGATCCCGGCGATCCATTTCGTGCAGCTGCCGCGACTGGTCGGCAAGCACCAGGCGTTCGGCCCGCTGTTCCTCGGCGAGCCCTTCGATGCGGCGACCGCCCATCGGATGGGCCTGCTCAGCGAGGTGGTGCCGAAGGGTACCGCGCTGGAGCGGGCCCGGGAGATCGCGCGCAAGCTGGCGGCGAAGTCACCGATCGTGATGAAGATCGGCCGCGATGCGTTTATGCGCGCGGTCGATGCCGATTTCCGCCGTTCGGTGGAGAACACCGCGGAAAGCTTCGTGGTGGTGGCCTCGACGGAGGACTGCCAGGAAGGGCTGAATGCGTTCGTCGAAAAGCGGACGCCCAACTACAAGGGACGGTAA
- a CDS encoding ABC transporter ATP-binding protein, translated as MSAQPVVQVEDLDVYYGTSQILFGVGLSVRKGETMALLGRNGAGKSTTMKAIMGLAPARRGKVTLRGQLVSGLKPHHIARAGLGFVPEDRQIFPEHTVEDNLVIGQKKGPDGQDEWSIRRVYDVFPLLEPLRHRIAGRLSGGEQQMLAIARTLMGNPVLLLLDEPSEGLAPIIVQRIGELLRQLRGTGATVLIAEQNMHFCLGLASHATVIDKGQIVYTSSIEELKANDNIRQRYLAL; from the coding sequence ATGAGCGCGCAGCCGGTGGTGCAGGTCGAGGACCTCGACGTCTATTACGGCACCAGCCAGATCCTGTTCGGCGTCGGCCTCTCGGTGCGGAAGGGCGAGACCATGGCGTTGCTCGGCCGCAACGGCGCCGGCAAGTCGACCACGATGAAGGCGATCATGGGGCTGGCGCCGGCGCGCCGCGGTAAGGTGACCTTGCGCGGCCAACTGGTGTCTGGACTGAAGCCGCATCACATCGCGCGGGCCGGGCTCGGCTTCGTGCCGGAGGATCGCCAGATCTTTCCCGAGCACACGGTCGAGGACAACCTCGTGATCGGCCAGAAGAAGGGGCCTGATGGCCAGGATGAATGGTCGATCCGGCGCGTCTACGACGTGTTTCCGCTGTTGGAGCCGCTGCGGCACCGGATCGCCGGGCGGCTGTCGGGCGGCGAGCAACAGATGCTGGCAATTGCCCGCACGCTGATGGGCAATCCGGTGCTGCTGCTGCTGGACGAGCCGAGCGAGGGACTGGCGCCGATCATCGTACAGCGCATCGGCGAGCTGCTGCGGCAGCTCCGTGGCACCGGTGCCACAGTGTTGATCGCCGAGCAGAACATGCATTTTTGCCTGGGCCTTGCGAGCCACGCGACGGTTATCGACAAGGGACAGATCGTCTACACATCCTCCATCGAAGAGTTGAAAGCCAACGACAACATCCGGCAGCGCTATCTGGCGCTGTAG
- a CDS encoding ABC transporter ATP-binding protein, protein MLEIRGLSKSFGGVKATDNVSLDFPDGSLTAVIGPNGAGKSTFFNLITGALRPDAGQILLNGVDMAGRAPPEIVRHGIGRAFQVASIFPSLTVEETMLAAVCADQRRASVMHRRFPLAETRDRAEHAMELLGLASKRNRTAATLSHGDQKLLDIALALVLEPKVLLLDEPTAGMGTEERWRMIDKVRELWEKQKITVVFIEHDMDIVFKIAPQIVVLCYGRILATGTPDAIRSNEAVIEAYLGSDDLAGAVA, encoded by the coding sequence ATGCTGGAGATTCGCGGGCTTTCAAAATCCTTCGGCGGCGTCAAGGCGACCGACAACGTCTCGCTCGACTTTCCCGATGGCTCGCTCACCGCCGTGATCGGTCCCAATGGCGCCGGCAAGAGCACCTTCTTCAACCTGATCACGGGCGCGCTGCGGCCGGATGCCGGGCAGATCCTGCTCAATGGCGTCGACATGGCGGGCCGGGCGCCGCCGGAGATCGTGCGCCATGGCATCGGCCGGGCCTTCCAGGTCGCGAGTATCTTTCCCTCACTGACCGTGGAGGAGACGATGCTGGCAGCGGTCTGTGCCGATCAGCGCCGCGCCAGCGTGATGCATCGCCGTTTTCCGCTGGCCGAGACGCGCGACCGCGCCGAGCATGCGATGGAGCTGCTTGGCCTTGCCAGCAAGCGCAACCGGACCGCGGCGACGCTGTCGCATGGTGACCAGAAGTTGCTCGACATCGCGCTCGCGCTGGTGCTCGAGCCCAAGGTGCTGCTGCTCGACGAGCCGACCGCGGGCATGGGCACCGAGGAACGCTGGCGCATGATCGACAAGGTGCGCGAGCTCTGGGAGAAGCAGAAGATCACCGTCGTGTTCATCGAGCATGACATGGACATCGTGTTCAAGATCGCACCGCAGATCGTCGTGCTGTGCTACGGCCGAATCCTGGCAACCGGGACGCCGGACGCGATCCGCAGCAATGAAGCCGTCATCGAGGCCTATCTCGGCAGTGACGACCTTGCAGGAGCGGTGGCATGA